In the genome of Campylobacter helveticus, the window TGTAATGACCTCTTTTCCCAAAAACCATAAACCTATGACTAAAGCCACCCCAAACATCGCAAGAGCCGCGAAAGGAACGGGAGAGCTTGAATTAATCGCATTGTTTTTAAGCACATCTAAAATCGCTGCAAAAGGACCAATGGCATTAGCTATATCATTAGCTCCGTGCGAAAAAGCAAAACTTGAGGCTGTGAAAATTTGAAACCAAGAGAAAATTCTATCGGTTGTTTTGTTAAGCTCTGTTTTTTTAACAATGCTAACAACGGCAAAAGTAACGACATAGCTAATTGTGCCTAAAATTCCCACTATCCAAAAATTTTGCAAAACATCGAGTGTGCTGACATTATTTAAGCCTTTAAATAAAAACATTGAGGCAATAACAGCCGCACTAAAACAAGCGATAATTGGCATATGAGTTTTTAAAACTCCATAGATGTCAATCGCTTTTTCCTTTTCTTTGAATTCTTTTATTTTGTTTTTATAAAAACTTTCATCATCGTCCTCATCTAAAGCTATAATGCTAAGCTCTCTAATTTGTTCTTCATCGCTTTTTTTTCTAAGATTATTAAAAAATTCTTCCTTAAACTCTTTTTTAGCTTTTTTTAACTCCTTAATATTTTCGTTCAAATTTTTAGATGGTTTTAAGATTTTTCTATCGATATACGCGTAAATAATGTAAGCTACCAAACCGCCTAAAAGGGGAGAGACGACCCAGCTTACAGCAATTCTTAAAATTTCACTCCATTTGACCATAGCTAAAGTTTGACTTCCGTCAAATTCCAAAAGCCCCATCATAATACTAGCTCCAACTATACCACCTACAATACTATGCGTCGTTGAGACGGGTAAGCCTTTTTTTGTTGCGATGAAAATCCAAAGCCCTGAGCTTAGAAGTGCGGCTAACATAATGGCTACAAAGAGCATAGGGTCTAAAGAGGCTGGGAAATTTACTATCCCACTTCTTATGGTTTTAGTTACTTCACCCCCTGCAAAAATCGCCCCACTAAGCTCAAATACTGCTGCGATAATTAAAGCCTGCTTAATGGTAACTGTTTTAGCGCCAACGCTTGTTCCAAAAGAATTTGCCACATCATTACCACCTATGTTAAATGCCATAAAAATACCAAATATTGAAGCAAGGATAAATAATATAACTTGATGGGAGGCGACATAATTAAAACCCCAAATCATAAAAAAAACTGAGCTAATGGCAAAAACACTAAAAGCAAGGAGATTATCTTTTTTCAAGGCGAAACCTTTGTGTTGGAGTAAAATTATAAATTGTAATTTCCTATGAAAAAATTTATCAAAAGTGCTTTAAATATACCTTAATAAAGTGAAATTTACTTTTATTTGTTTTGTTTTTTTATAATGGCTGACGATGAAGAAAACATTTTTAAAAATTTT includes:
- a CDS encoding inorganic phosphate transporter, with translation MKKDNLLAFSVFAISSVFFMIWGFNYVASHQVILFILASIFGIFMAFNIGGNDVANSFGTSVGAKTVTIKQALIIAAVFELSGAIFAGGEVTKTIRSGIVNFPASLDPMLFVAIMLAALLSSGLWIFIATKKGLPVSTTHSIVGGIVGASIMMGLLEFDGSQTLAMVKWSEILRIAVSWVVSPLLGGLVAYIIYAYIDRKILKPSKNLNENIKELKKAKKEFKEEFFNNLRKKSDEEQIRELSIIALDEDDDESFYKNKIKEFKEKEKAIDIYGVLKTHMPIIACFSAAVIASMFLFKGLNNVSTLDVLQNFWIVGILGTISYVVTFAVVSIVKKTELNKTTDRIFSWFQIFTASSFAFSHGANDIANAIGPFAAILDVLKNNAINSSSPVPFAALAMFGVALVIGLWFLGKEVITTVGSKLASIRPTTGFSAELGASIVILLATQLGIPVSSTHILIGAVLGIGLYSKNANWIMMKPIGLAWIITLPAAGLMAAAVFMGFKMTLEL